The stretch of DNA GGTAACACTTGATGACCTTCTATTTGTCCTATTATAGGCAATATTTGTATACTTTCATCAGGAGTTACTCCGTTAGCATTTCCAAATTCCTTTATCTCTTCTCTTTTTTCTTTTGCTTTATCTAGTTCTTCTTTTTCTTTTTCTATATTTGTATCTGTTTCTAAATTTGCTTTATTAAAAAATTCATCCATAATAAAAACTCCTCCTATACAATGTATTTTGTACAAGAGGAGTTTTTTTATTCACCTAAATTAAATGCCTTATGAAGTAAATTTATAGCTTCCGGAACTTTATTTGAATAAATTAAACACCAAATGGTCATGTGAGAATCTGCTGTTTGCAAAACTTCTATATCATTTAGTATTAATGTATTTATAATTTTAGCCATAATACCAGGAACTCCTGTCATGCCTGTTCCAACCATAGCTATAGTACTACAATTTTCTATTATTGTATAATTTATTTTAGCTTCATTTAAAACTTCTTCTAACAATTCTTTTTCACAGGAATCTATTGTAAATATTTGTTCTGCTGGAAATATATTTATAAGATCTAAACTAATATGATGCTTAGCTAATATATCTAGTAATTGTCTATAATTAGCTTGTTCTTTATTATCTTTAAGTCTAACTCTAACTTGTATTCTATTAGCTAAATGAGTTATTCCTGATAATGCATTATCTATATGGTCTGATCCTAAATTATTAATTAATGTCCCCTTACAATTACTCATAGTATTTTTTATTACTATTGGTATATTTGCTTTTCTAGCTAATTCTACAGCTCTTGGATGAATTACCTTAGCACCTTGATCTGCAAATTGAAAAACTTCATTATAACTTATTACATCTATTAATGAAGCGTCATTTACTATCCTAGGATCGGCTGTCATAATTCCATCAACATCAGTATATATTTCTACTGAAGCTGCTTTTAAAGCAATTCCTAATATACATGCTGATGTATCACTTCCCCCTCTTCCTAAAGTAGTAATATATCCACTTTCAGTAATTCCTTGAAATCCTGTTACTACTGGTACCTTACCTTGCTCTAATACACTTAATATATGCTCTGGATGTGCATCTATAAATTTAGCCTCTGTAAATTTATCGTTAGTTATAATTCCTGCTTGTCCACCAGTTAATGGTACAGCTTGAATTCCAGCACTTACTAATGCATTTGTCATAACTACTGAACTTATCATTTCTCCACAAGACATAATCATATCTGTAGCTTGTGGATTTTGTCTTTTGAAATTATTATCAAGTAATGATAGTAAAGTATCTGTTGCATAAGGTTCTCCTTTCCTCCCCATTGCTGAAACTACCACTACTGGGGAGTACCCCCTATCAATTGCTTCTTTTACCTTCTCTACTACTTGTTCTCTTCTTTCCTCCGTAGAAACGGAAGTTCCCCCAAATTTTTGTACAATAATTTCCAAGAAATAATCCCCCCTAAATTTTAGGCCCTTGCTCTTCTAATTTTTCCTCTATCAGCAGAAACTACTATTACATTAGCCCCAACCTTTGTAACATATCCCCAAGGAATTTCCACATATTCTCTTCCGCCAAAAAATCCAAATTTACTTCCTGCAACGGCTGCTACTATAAATTGTAGATTTCCATCTTCATCAATTATAAAGTCAAGTGCATGCTGAGTATCATATTTTTCAGCTTCTTCAGTATTGAAGATTTCATATCTTTCTAAATCACTTAATAGTCTATACTTAGATTCTTCTCTTTCTTCAATATCATAAAAGTCTTGTCTTTTTCTATCTCCTCTTATCATAAAAGCTACCTCCTTATTTATCTTAAGTAAAACTTATGCTTAAAGGAGGTAATTTATTACACTTTTATTATATCTTAATTTTTCCATTTTGACCAGAATTATCATAAGCTTTTATATCTCTTGATATGGACTGGTTTAACTTTTTATAATCTATTTCTTGACCTACATAAGCTGTACTTATAATTCCAGGCTTAAAACACTCTTCTAATACATAGCTTATGTCATCATTATTTATATTGTTAATTCTTTTTATAACATCTTCTTGTGTATTTATTTTATTTTGTAATAATAGAACTTTAGCATTAGCAAACATTCTTGAAGAAGTGCTTTCTAAGCCTAATATGTAATTTGCTTTTATCTTTTCTTTATTTATTTCCAGGATATCTTTAGTTATACCTTCTTTAGCAAATAATTTAAGTTCTTTATCTATAACTGTAAGAGCTTTATCTGCATATTGCTTACTAACTCCTGTGTATATATTTACTATACCTGTTCCTAAATATGGTTGCCCATATGAATAAATTGTATAGCATAATCCAAGTTCTTCTCTAACTTTTTGAAATAAAATTGAAGATGCTCCACCACCAAAAATATTATTTAATAATACTAATGAATAACCCTTTGTATGTGCATATGGAAGTCCTTTAAAAGATAAATTTATATGAAGTTGTTCAATCTGTTTATTAGTATATTTACTATCATTTAATAATATAGGTGTATTGTATTTAGGTATATATATATTGTTACTTTCCCAACCTCCAAAATACTCTTCAAGAATTCGTTTTAATTCTTTTTCATCAAATTTACCACAAATTGATATAACGGAATTATAAGGTGTATATTTAGAATTAATAAAATCCATTATTTTTTCTCTAGTAAAAGATTTCACGCTCTCTATTGTTCCAAGTATTGGATATGAAAGTGAATTTTCACCAAAAATAGCTTTAGAATGGTCATTCTCTAAAACATCTTCTGGAGTATCTTCACTCATATTTATTTCTTCAATTACTACTCCCTTTTCTTTTTCAATTTCTTCTTCATCAAATTTAGAATTTAAAATCATATCTGATAATATATCAATAGAAAGTTCTAAGTGAGTATTTAATGCTTTTATATAATAACAAGTCGCTTCTTTGCTTGTATATGCATTAATTTGCCCACCTACATTTTCTATTTCTTGTACTATTTCTTTGGATGTTCTTTTGTAAGTTCCTTTAAAGAACATATGCTCTATAAAATGTGATATACCGTTTACTTCTATATCTTCATTTCTTGATCCATTTTGCACCATAACCCCAACACTTATAGAATTAACATGTTCTATATATTCAGTAACTACTCTCAATCCATTTTTAAGGGTATATAAATTATACATAAATCCTCCTATAGCTATTTATCTTTTTTATATTTTTCTTTAGTTTATTTCATACTTATAAAAATTATTCTATATATAGAAAAAAGGCAATATCTTGCCCTTTTATTTAACCTATATATTATTCTGATTTTTCATCTACTTTTTCATCAGTATTTGATTCATCTACTAAAGCATCTTTTCTTGAAAGGTTTATTCTTCCTTGGTTATCTATTTCAGTTACTTTAACTAAAATCTCATCTCCTACTGAAACAATATCTTCAACTTTATTTACTCTAGCTTTATCTAATTTTGAAATATGGCATAAACCTTCTTTATTAGGAAGTATTTCTATAAAAGCACCAAATGTAGCTATCTTAATAACTTTACCTAAGTATATTTCTCCTACTTTAACTTCTTTTGTTAAACCTTCAATTATACTTATAGCTTTATTTACACCATCATGATCTGGTGATGATACAAATACTGTTCCATCTTCTTTTATATCTATCTTAACGCCAGTTTCATCAATTATTTTATTTATAACTTTACCACCAGCACCTATAACATCTCTTATCTTTTCTGGATCTATATTTATTATTGATGTTTTAGGAGCATAATTTGATACTTCTTCTCTTGCAGATGGAAGACAATTCTCTATCTTATCTAAAATATGAAGTCTAGCTTTTCTTGCACCCTTAATTGCATCTTCAATAACCTTAAAGCTTAATCCTTTTATTTTAGTATCAACTTGAATTGATGTTATTCCTTCTGTAGTACCAGCTACTTTAAAGTCCATATCTCCAAAGAAATCTTCTATTCCTTGTATATCTGTTAAAACTTCTTCTTCTGAAAGATCTTCTGAAGTTATAAGTCCCATTGCTATACCAGCTGCTGGTCTCTTAAGTGGTACACCTGCATCTAAAAGTGCTAATGTACTTCCACAAACTGAAGCTTGTGAAGTAGAACCATTTGAACTAAGTACTTCTGAAACTAATCTTATTGTGTATGGGAATTCTTCTTCTGAAGGAATTAATGGTTCTAATGCTCTCTCAGCTAAAGCTCCATGACCTATTTCTCTTCTACCTGGTCCTCTAAGTGGTCTAACTTCTCCTACTGAATAAGCAGGGAAATTATAGTGATGCATATATCTTTTTGATTCTGCTTCTCCTATACCATCTATTATTTGAATATCTCCAACTGCACCTAAAGTAGCAACTGTCATTACTTGAGTTAAACCTCTTGTAAATAACCCTGTACCATGAGTTCTTGGAAGTATTCCTACTTCACATGATATTGGTCTAACTTGATCAAAAGCTCTTTCATCTGGTCTTCTATGATGATTTAAAAGCATATCTCTAACAACTTCTTTTTGCATGCTATATAATATTTCTTTTAAATCTCCTAGATTATCTGGGTACTTTTCTTCAAATTCTGCATAAACCTTTTCATTTATTTCGTCCATGGCAGCATTTCTTTCATCTTTATCTGCTATCCACATAGCTTTTTTAATCATTTCTGATGCAAAGGCTCTTGTTTCAGCTTCTAACTCTTCATTTACAGTAAATAATTCAGGTGTAATTTTTTCTTTTCCATATTTAGCCATAGCTTCTTCTTGGAATTTAACTATATCCTGACATTTTTCAAATCCATATTCAATTGCGCTAATCATAACATCTTCAGGTATTTCGTGTCCACCTGCTTCAATCATCATAACTCTTTCTTTAGTTGCACAAACTGTTAATTGAAGAATGCTTTCTTCTCTTTCTTTTGATGTTGGATTTAAAATAAAGTTTCCATCGATTAGACCTACTTGCACTGCTGCAACAGGTGTTTTAAAAGGAATGCTTGATAAACATAATGCCATTGATGCTGCATTAATTGCTAATATTTCTGGTAAGTTATCTTTTTCAACCGAAACTACTGTACATACTACTTGCACATCATTTCTATATCCCTTTGGAAATAATGGTCTTAACGGTCTATCTACAGCTCTTCCAAAAAGAATTGCGTTTTCTGAAGGTCTACCCTCTCTTTTTATAAATCCACCTGGGATTTTACCTACTGAGTATAGTCTTTCTTCATATTCTACACTTAATGGGAAAAAGTCAATACCATCTCTAGGTTTTTCTGAAGCATTTACATTTGTTAAAATAACTGTATCTCCATAGCTCATAAAAGCTGCTACATTTGATAACATACCAACTTTACCAAATTCTATCTTTAGCTCTCTTCCTGCTATATTTGTTTTCATTATATTGTTCATTTTATAACCTCCCTTCAGGCTTTTCATTATCAATTTAAGTTTAAATTACCATCTTAATTTACTTCTTTTAAATTAAGTAGCTTATATTTTTTGAAATTTGTATAAATTTAAAATAATAGAGCGGCTTAAAACCGCTCTACAGACTATCTTCTTAAGCCTAATTTTTTAATTATAGCTCTATATCTTTCGATATCTTGATCAGCTAAATAATTTAAAAGACCTCTTCTTTGTCCAACCATCATTAAAAGACCTCTTCTTGAGTGGTGGTCTTTCTTGTGAACTCTTAAGTGTCCTGTTAAAGAGTTAATTCTTTCTGTTAATAATGCAATTTGAACTTCTGGTGAACCAGTATCTCCTTCGTGTCTTGCATGTTCTTTTATTATTTCTTGCTTTCTTATTGCGTCCATTTTGCGCACCTCCATTAAATTATCCCCTGAATCCATGAAATGAGATAGCACCCTCAAATCTTAGAATTAGGTTCTTACATTAGCTATTATAACAAATGATATAGCGCTTGTAAATTGAAATTTATTATATTTTAGATAAAAAACTCACTGTAACTAGCAAATTTTTTATCTTTTTTTAGCTGTATTACTAAATCTTCTAGAGAATTAAACTTTTTTTCATCCCTTATTCGATCTATAAAATACACCTTGATTTCTTCATCGTAAATTTGAGAATTAAAATCTAATATATAAGTCTCTATAGTTAATTCTTGACCATTTACTGTAGGATTATTCCCAACAGATGTAATTCCTTTGTATTTTTTATTATTATAAATAATATTAGTATAATATACTCCTATTTTAGGAATTGCCATTTTATAGTCAAATTTTAGATTAGCAGTTGGAAAACCTATCGTCCTTCCACGCTTTTTACCATGAGTTACTAACCCCTTAAGCATAAAGGGTTTTGATAACATCTCTCTTGCTTCTAAAACATCGCCATTTAATATACTATTTCTTATTCTAGTACTACTTATAATTTCATCTTTATACCTAAAAGCTTCCATAACATATAATTCATAGTTATATTTTTCTTTCAAATCTTTTAAAAGATTTATATCTCCTTGATTTTTATAACCAAATTTAAAATTAAATCCAACTATAATCCCCTTTACATTATACTCTTTACAAAGAAAACTTATAAATTCTTCAGGGGACATTCTCATAAAATCTTGAGTAAAGCTTCTAAGGGCTACTATATCTATCTTTTTTCTCTCTAAAATCTCAAGTTTTGTATCAATATCCATAATTAATTTTGGAGCTAGCTCTGGTTTTATTAATGTTTTAGGATGATTTTTATATGTAAAAACCATACTATTGCCATTATTTTTTCCAGCTACCTCAACAGCTTTTTTTACAAGAGATAGATGTCCTAAATGCAGTCCATCAAAGCTTCCTAGAGCAACATAATTGGCTTTATGTCTTTCTTCCATAAAAGAATCATCTAATACTATCATATTATGATCTCCTAGTTATTTATTAATTTTTCTATTTTAAAGCCCTGATTATTCTTTCTTCCAAGTCCAATAAAAATACCATCTTCATTGTAAACTCTATATAATCTATCTATTTCAATTTTATCTTTAGAAAATCTTGTATCAAAAACTCTAACTCCATTCATTAGAAGTTTTCCATATTTATTTCCCACAGTAATTTTATCGTATATCTTAAGTGCTTCCTCTATTGATATAATATAATCACTTATGTTATCTTCTGTTAAGTCATTTATATTAATTGTGTTATCCTCCGTAAAAATAGATGTTTTAAATCTCTTCAGATCAGTCATACAAGCTCCAACCCCTAAAGCTTCTCCTATATCTAAACAAAGACTTCTTATATATGTTCCTTTTGAACAAGTAACCCTCATTTTTATATATGGATTATTAATTTCAACATCTTCTATACTATATATTTTTATTAATCTACCTTCTCGATGTACTTCTATGCCTTTTCTTGCTAACTCATAAAGTCTTACTCCATTTTGTTTTAAGGCAGAATACATTGGAGGTATTTGAGAATATTCACCTATAAATGAATTTATAGCTTCTAATATTTCATTATCTTTTAAGTGAGTTGTATCTTTTTCTTCAATAACTTCTCCCTCTAAATCATAGGTAGTAGTTTTAACTCCAAGCTTAAATACAACTTCATACCCTTTTTCTGAATTCATAATATAATCAATTATTTTAGTAGCTTTACCTATACAAATAGGTAGAACACCAGTTGCCTCTGGATCTAAGGTTCCTGTATGTCCTACTTTTCCTGTTTTTGCAATTTTTTTGATTTTTCTAACAACATCAAAGGAAGTCATTCCTTTGTTTTTAAAGACGTTTATTACACCATTCATTAATGTAATTCTTTCTCTATTTGTTCTAGTATTCTATCCTTTGCTTCATCCATGCAAATCCCTTTAAGTGTTATGCCAGCTGCCTTTATATGACCGCCTCCACCTAAATTTTCTGCTATATTTCTAACATCAAAATCAGATTTTGATCTTAAACTAGCCTTTGAGCCATTTTCAATTTCTTTAATAAGAATTGCTACTTCTACTCCCTTTATTTGTAATCCATAAGAGATTATATCTGATGTATCTTGAAGCTCAATTCCTAATTCTTCAGCATAGGATTTAGGTATTTGTATTAAAGCTACTTTTTTATCTAATAAAAGCTCCATGTTATTTAAAGCTTTTCCTATTAGCCTTACTTTTTCAAAACTCTTATTATCAAAAAGATTTTGATGAATTAAAGTGTTATTTACACCAATTTTCTTTAACTTAGCTGCAATTGTATGTGTTCTAAAAGTTACATTAGAATGCCTAAAAGCTCCTGTATCTGTAACTAGTGAAGTATAAAGACATTGCCCTATATTAAGGTTTTCTTTATTTTGTTCTTCAAAATTTATACCCATACATTCTAATAGCTCAAATACTATTTCTGCTGTTGCAGCTGCTTTATCATCAACATAATTTTCATCACCATAATAATCATTTGATATATGGTGATCTACATTTATTATCTTTCCTTTAAAACTTTTTAAATTCGCAGAAATTCTTTCAAAATTCCCACAATCTAAAACTACAACTGTTGTAGTATCTTCTGTTGGTGTATCAACTTCCCCAGTAGCTTCTTCCGCTAAAGGAAGAAACTTTAAATTATCTGAAAGCGTATCTTTAGAAATTAAATACGCATTCTTGTTTAATTTTCTTAGGGCATTTAATAATGCAAGTGCACTACCTACCGCATCACCATCTGGTGATGCATGGTAAGTAATACCTACTTTTTTACTATTTAAAATGCTCTTACTTATATGCTTTAGAGACATATTATTTTTCCTTAGCCCTTTCTATTAGCGCATCTATTTTCATTCCATAATCTATAGATTCGTCTAATTCAAAGATTATTTGTGGCGTATTTCTTAAGTTTATTCTCTTTCCGATTTCTCTTCTTATATAGCCACTAGCGCTTTTTAAAGCTTTAAAAGTTTCATTTTTCTCTTCTTCATTTTTTCCAAATATACTTACGAAGACCTTAGCATATCTTAAATCTCTTGTAACTTCAACTGCCGTTACAGAAACCATAGCTGTCATTCTTGGATCTTTTATTTCATCTCTTATTATGACGCTAATTTCCTTCTTTACTTCTTCGTTTATTCTTCCACCTCTGTAGTTAGCCATCTAAAATCACCTCTTTATTAAAGCTCTTTTCTCTTAATTGCTTCCATTGTGTATGATTCTATAATATCTCCTTCTTTAAGATCATTGAACTTTTCAACGCTTAAACCACATTCATATCCAGTATTAACTTCTTTTACATCATCCTTGAATCTCTTTAATGAAGCTAATGTTGATTCGAAGATAACTATTCCTTCTCTTATTACTCTAACTTCTGAATTTCTTAATATCTTTCCTTCTATAACATATGAACCTGCAATAGTTCCTACATTAGATATTTTGTAAACTAATCTTACTTCTGCTTTACCATTTACAACTTCTTTGTATTCAGGATCAAGCATACCTATCATAGCTGATTTAACATCTTCTATTGCATCATATATTATTCTATAAGTCTTAATATCAACACCTTCTTTATCTGCTATTGCAGTAGCATTTCCATCTGGTCTAACATTAAATCCTATAAGAATAGCATTTGAAGCTGTCGCAAGAGTAACATCTGTTTCTGTTATTGCTCCAACACCACCATGAATTACTCTAACCTTTACATCGTCAGTTGAAAGTTTTTCAAGTGATTGTCTTATAGCTTGAACTGAACCTTGAACATCAGCTTTAACTATAATTGAAAGTTCCTTAACTGATCCTTCTTGTATTTGATTATATAAATCTTCAAGAGAAACTCTATTAGATGCTTGGAAACTTTCATCTTTAGCCTTTTGTTTTCTTGTTTCTGCCATATTTCTAGCTGTCTTTTCATCTTTAACTACAACAAATCTATCTCCAGCTGCAGGAACTTCTGAAAGTCCTAATATTTCTACTGGAATTGATGGGCCAGCTAGTTTTATTTTCTTTCCTTTATCGTCAAACATAGCTCTTATTCTACCATAAGTAGTACCTACTAATATTGAATCTCCAACATGTAATGTACCATTTTGAATAAGTAGTGTTGCAACTGCACCTCTACCTTTATCAAGTTTAGCTTCTATTACAGTACCCTTAGCTTTTCTATTTGGATCAGCTTTAAGCTCAGCCATTTCAGCAGTTAAAAGTACCATTTCTAATAATTGATCTAGATTTTCTCCAGTTTTTGCTGATACTGGTACACAAATTGTATCTCCACCCCAGTCTTCTGCTACTAATCCATATTCTGTTAATTCTTGTTTAACTCTATCTATGTTTGCTCCTGGTCTATCAATCTTATTTATAGCAACTATCATAGGAACTTCTGCTGCTTGACAGTGACTTATAGCTTCCTTAGTTTGAGGCATTATTCCGTCATCTGCTGCAACAACTAATATTACAACGTCTGTAACTTGTGCTCCTCTTGCTCTCATAGCAGTGAAAGCTTCATGTCCTGGTGTATCTAAGAATGTTAATTTTTCTCCATTTAAATTAACTGTATAAGCACCTATATGTTGTGTTATTCCACCAGCTTCTGTATCTGTAACTTTTGATTTTCTTATAGCATCTAGTAAAGATGTCTTTCCATGGTCAACGTGTCCCATAACAGTAACTATAGGAGGTCTCTTTACTAAATCTTCTTCAACTATGTCATCTTCTTCAAAAGTATCTAATTCTTCTACTTCTTCTTTTTTAACTACTAAACATTCATATTTTTCACATACTTTTTCTGCTGTTGCAAAATCTATTTCTTGATTTATAGCTGCCATAACACCTGTGAATATTAATGTTTTTATAACATCTGCAGTAGGTTTTCCAATTTTTTCTGCTAATTCTTTAACAGTGATGGTTTCACCCATCTCTATAACTCCTGAACCACCTTCTCCAACACTTTCATTTTCTTCATTATCGTCTTTTTTTCTTTTTCTCTTCTTAGCTTGTTTATTTACAGCTTCAGCTAATTCATCTTCATATTCGTCAACAATAGTTTTCTTTCCATCTTCTGATTGAGCTCCACCTAATAATTCCTTTATTAGATCTGCATCTTCATCTTCTATTACGCTCATATGATTTTTTACATCTACACTAAACTCATCCATTAATATTGTTATTAAATCCTTTGAACTTACATTCAGTTCCTTTGCCAATTCATATACTCTGATTTTTGACAATAAAATCACCCCCGGTTAAATTTGGTTTTTCCCATCTTGATAAAGGGCATAAAGTTTCTTAGCCATATTTCCATCACCTATAGCCAAAATCTTTACTTCTTCTCTTCCTATTGAATATCCTAATTCTTCTTTTGAAAAATCTTCAATATAAGGTATCTCCTTTATATTACAATGGTTTATAAACTTTCTTTTTGTGCTATCTGAAGCATCATTAGAAATTATGAAAAGATTTATATCCATTCTATTTCTTTGCTCATTACACTTACTATATCCTTCAATTACATTTCCAGACCTTTTTGCTAATCCTAGAAAATTAAAAAATTTATTCATTTTCTATCTCTTTCCTTAATCTATTATATATCTCTTCATTTATAGCTACATCTAAATTTCTACTAAGTCTTTTAGCTTTAAAGGCCTTTTCTAAACATACCGAATCCTTGCATATGTATGCGCCTCTTCCTGATTTTTTACCAGTTAAATCTACAGATACTTCTCCCTCAGGACTTTTAACTACTCTTATAAGTTCCTTTTTAGGTTTCATTTCCATACATCCTGTGCACATTCTAAGTGGAACTTTCTTTACTTTCATAAAAGATTCCTCCTTTATTCTGCGTTAGTGTAAAGTTTTTTACACTACTTTTCTTTTTAAATCTTTATATATCAAGGTTTCGCCAGTTTTTTTGTATAAAAAAATAACGACCCCCTAATTTCATGTTAAAATTGAATCTCTAACCAAACAAAATCACACATGAAAGGATGTCGTTATTATGGATTCAATTATAACTTATTTAATTACTTATAATCAATATTTAATTGCCATTATCGGTCAATTACTTTTATTCATCTCAAAACATATTCCACTTAACCAGATGATATTTGATGATTCTAATAGTCCAGAATACCAAAAATTCAAAGTAGATAAGCTACCCACAATTATTAGATTTGAAAAGGTAGACTATATATTACTTTTAGCTTATTACAAACATAAATATAACAAGACCGTAAAACCCGTCCAAAGACGGAACGGGAAGTCTATCCCTAAAAAAACTAAATGTCCTAAGTGTGGTGCACCACATGAATATATATACGATAACAATGGCAGTAAAGGACAGTTTCAATGTAAAGTTTGTGGTCTTACATTTAAAGAAACTAATCACACAACTAAACCAATAGTATTTATATGTCCTTATTGCGGTGCTACGCTTACGGAACAAAAGCAACGCAAGCACTTTAAAATACATAAATGCAATAATTCTAAATGCTTATACTATCAAAGAAATCTTAAGAATCTTCCAAAGAATATTGATCCTTGTGATAAATACAAGTATAAGCTTCATTACATATATCGTGAATTTAATATTAACTTCTTTAAAATGGATCTATATCCAATATCAAAACATGCTACCGGATTTAGTTTTAAGAAGTTTAGCCCGCATATAATGGGACTATGCTTGACTTATCACGTTAATTGTAAAATGTCTACAAGACAAACAGCTCATGTTTTAAAAGAAGTTCATGGAATAAAAATTTCACATAGAACTGTTGCTAATTATGCTCTAACAGCAGCTGCTGTTATTAAGCCGTTTGTTGATACCTTTGATTACAAACCCTCTAAAATACTTTCTGCCGATGAAACTTATATAAAAGTAAAAGGCATTAAGCATTATGTCTGGATTGTAATGGATGCTTGTAAAAGGTCTATTCTAGGTTATCAAGTATCTGATACAAGAGATACTGGCCCTTGTATACTAGCAATGCGTATGGCTTTTGATAAGTTTAAAGACTTCCCTGGAAAAGCTTTAAACTTCGTTGCCGATGGTTACAGTTCATATCCGTTAGCGAAGCAACAATTTGAATTAGAAAAAAATAAAGAATTTAATCTAACTCAAGTTATCGGACTTACTAACGATGATCCAGTATCTGAAGAATTTCGTTGGGTTAAGCAAGTTGTAGAGCGTTTAAACCGTACCTTTAAATCTTCCTACAGGGGTACCTGTGGTTATGGAAGTGATGAAGGTGCTCTTTATGGCTTCTCCCTTTGGGTTGCTTATTACAACTTCTTACGCCCGCATCCTTACAATTACTGGCGTCCTTTAAACGAATTAAAGCAACTAGATGGTATTGACAATATGTCTGCAAAGTGGCAAATTCTTATCAGTCTCGGTCAACAAACCATATTACATATGCAAGAATCACAAACTTCTTGATAAATCATAAAATCAAATATTGATTAAGTTTTTGCCTCCGTTACCGAAGGTCTTTTTAGCATATTC from Clostridium chauvoei encodes:
- the dapG gene encoding aspartate kinase; the protein is MEIIVQKFGGTSVSTEERREQVVEKVKEAIDRGYSPVVVVSAMGRKGEPYATDTLLSLLDNNFKRQNPQATDMIMSCGEMISSVVMTNALVSAGIQAVPLTGGQAGIITNDKFTEAKFIDAHPEHILSVLEQGKVPVVTGFQGITESGYITTLGRGGSDTSACILGIALKAASVEIYTDVDGIMTADPRIVNDASLIDVISYNEVFQFADQGAKVIHPRAVELARKANIPIVIKNTMSNCKGTLINNLGSDHIDNALSGITHLANRIQVRVRLKDNKEQANYRQLLDILAKHHISLDLINIFPAEQIFTIDSCEKELLEEVLNEAKINYTIIENCSTIAMVGTGMTGVPGIMAKIINTLILNDIEVLQTADSHMTIWCLIYSNKVPEAINLLHKAFNLGE
- a CDS encoding YlmC/YmxH family sporulation protein; this encodes MIRGDRKRQDFYDIEEREESKYRLLSDLERYEIFNTEEAEKYDTQHALDFIIDEDGNLQFIVAAVAGSKFGFFGGREYVEIPWGYVTKVGANVIVVSADRGKIRRARA
- a CDS encoding M16 family metallopeptidase; translated protein: MYNLYTLKNGLRVVTEYIEHVNSISVGVMVQNGSRNEDIEVNGISHFIEHMFFKGTYKRTSKEIVQEIENVGGQINAYTSKEATCYYIKALNTHLELSIDILSDMILNSKFDEEEIEKEKGVVIEEINMSEDTPEDVLENDHSKAIFGENSLSYPILGTIESVKSFTREKIMDFINSKYTPYNSVISICGKFDEKELKRILEEYFGGWESNNIYIPKYNTPILLNDSKYTNKQIEQLHINLSFKGLPYAHTKGYSLVLLNNIFGGGASSILFQKVREELGLCYTIYSYGQPYLGTGIVNIYTGVSKQYADKALTVIDKELKLFAKEGITKDILEINKEKIKANYILGLESTSSRMFANAKVLLLQNKINTQEDVIKRINNINNDDISYVLEECFKPGIISTAYVGQEIDYKKLNQSISRDIKAYDNSGQNGKIKI
- a CDS encoding polyribonucleotide nucleotidyltransferase, which encodes MNNIMKTNIAGRELKIEFGKVGMLSNVAAFMSYGDTVILTNVNASEKPRDGIDFFPLSVEYEERLYSVGKIPGGFIKREGRPSENAILFGRAVDRPLRPLFPKGYRNDVQVVCTVVSVEKDNLPEILAINAASMALCLSSIPFKTPVAAVQVGLIDGNFILNPTSKEREESILQLTVCATKERVMMIEAGGHEIPEDVMISAIEYGFEKCQDIVKFQEEAMAKYGKEKITPELFTVNEELEAETRAFASEMIKKAMWIADKDERNAAMDEINEKVYAEFEEKYPDNLGDLKEILYSMQKEVVRDMLLNHHRRPDERAFDQVRPISCEVGILPRTHGTGLFTRGLTQVMTVATLGAVGDIQIIDGIGEAESKRYMHHYNFPAYSVGEVRPLRGPGRREIGHGALAERALEPLIPSEEEFPYTIRLVSEVLSSNGSTSQASVCGSTLALLDAGVPLKRPAAGIAMGLITSEDLSEEEVLTDIQGIEDFFGDMDFKVAGTTEGITSIQVDTKIKGLSFKVIEDAIKGARKARLHILDKIENCLPSAREEVSNYAPKTSIINIDPEKIRDVIGAGGKVINKIIDETGVKIDIKEDGTVFVSSPDHDGVNKAISIIEGLTKEVKVGEIYLGKVIKIATFGAFIEILPNKEGLCHISKLDKARVNKVEDIVSVGDEILVKVTEIDNQGRINLSRKDALVDESNTDEKVDEKSE
- the rpsO gene encoding 30S ribosomal protein S15, whose product is MDAIRKQEIIKEHARHEGDTGSPEVQIALLTERINSLTGHLRVHKKDHHSRRGLLMMVGQRRGLLNYLADQDIERYRAIIKKLGLRR
- a CDS encoding bifunctional riboflavin kinase/FAD synthetase encodes the protein MIVLDDSFMEERHKANYVALGSFDGLHLGHLSLVKKAVEVAGKNNGNSMVFTYKNHPKTLIKPELAPKLIMDIDTKLEILERKKIDIVALRSFTQDFMRMSPEEFISFLCKEYNVKGIIVGFNFKFGYKNQGDINLLKDLKEKYNYELYVMEAFRYKDEIISSTRIRNSILNGDVLEAREMLSKPFMLKGLVTHGKKRGRTIGFPTANLKFDYKMAIPKIGVYYTNIIYNNKKYKGITSVGNNPTVNGQELTIETYILDFNSQIYDEEIKVYFIDRIRDEKKFNSLEDLVIQLKKDKKFASYSEFFI